The window CAATATACATCGAACACAATACGTAATTTTTTGTGATATTCAAAACACTTTTATATGAGAGCCTAATAAAGTCTTAAGTTGCCGACTTATAAACTCTCCTTCTAAATAAGCCCTTTACCTCCATTCCCATCTTCCCACGCTTTTAAGGAAGACCCCACTCTCAAAATATGCTATGGAAAATAAGCTCTGGAGGTTGAATTGAGTATTTAAAGTATACATCGTTGGTTAGTAATTTACAACATATATATGTTGATCTACCTACTTGAAATAAATCAACAATAACAGAATTGTTATTGGAAATGTAGTCGTCCCAAGCCCAATCTGCTAAAACAGTATCTCGTTTTAAGTTTGTCTCTTCGtcacttttttctttgattGGACGTCTCACTTTGACCtgaaaaagttacatttttatACATAGAGAAAGGATGAACCCGAGCCGCAGTCAGACCACGATGATATTTACGGTTTAATCAAAAAGAGACAATGATATCTTTGTGTACTTATCGTGGCAGAGCAAATGAGTTGTGTTGAAAACACGAAAAAAAACGAGTCTATATGCACCGCAATTGACGCAACTTATAGATGACTtgctaatgtttacaaaagttaaaaaaattttttgcacatgcgcaaGCATTTCGGTaggcagaaaatataaacaacagaccacaatAATCAAAGAAATTCatccaaaaaagaaatatagtatatatagtatatagtcaAAATTTAATTCCGGTTCTCCTTGGATCTTATGCTATCTTTGATCTTTGTTAATAACCATTTTACACTGTGCGagtcctgcttttttacctacacaaaagtgcACGTATGCCCATTGTTCTTAAAAcgaaatcaaaacaacaaagtCACGCGGAAAGTGGTATGTacataataatttaacaaaCCCTTATAAATACGGTCaaattttttcatcataaaaacaatctacggtttttaaaaaaatagttgaaCTACTGAAACGAACGAATCGGTCTTCCATAATCATATTCACTTAAAACAGTGTTGATGTAAACTTTGAGAAGTAATTTTAGTGTGTATGACACATAAAACAGGATATTGGACTAACATTCCGATTGGTTTTGTTGCACTTACACAAATACGGCATAAAAATGATGTGCTTTCTTAAATAAAGATTCGACAATTTCTTGTGCAATTTGATCTTAAGAAATATTAACCCCAaagaagtaattttttaaaaaaaacaatcaaattttctttttagcaCAATACTTTAAAAACTCACCTTGTTAACATCCTCATGTAGACCATCTAATAAAAACATTAGCAGCTCATGCGAATCCTGTTGTTGATATCCACAAAATTGAGAAGAAAACCTTCCAAGAGCGACCTTGAAATCAATAGGCGACAAAGACCGATACTGACCAGCTGATAAAACAATGATCAGAAACGCAAGCTCACGTGCAATTTCACCAGGATGTGAATTCATATTCCTTAAATTTAAGTGTTGTTCGTACAAGCCCTTATTAAAATACTTCGCCAATGGGATTGTGTTGGATAAACATTGAATAACCGAGTTCATGTAACAGGTATTCCCAAGATTTTTCAACCCAGTCAAGCATTGACCCTAAATAAAGACcaaaaaatatgtgaaagaaGAAACCTAAAAAGCTGTTCACATGAGCGTTTCAATGTATTACCTTGCTTCCGTATACAGGTGACATGTTTTTTAATCTTGACGCAGATATTGGTTTAGTTGAACGATCAACTAAAACCGGTCTTTCCATCctagaaaagttaaatataAACAAGAATTGATATTTTCAATAATTCTTTCTTTTATCAGACTTTTTATTGGGCAATAATCTCACGAGAACAAgtgttaaatgtttaaaaacgagATATTTAtagttataaagaaaaaaaatgtagtgAAAATTTTACTTTGGTTTAGCTGATCTGTCAATAACGGGCCGTGCCGGAGCCTTATCCGCCTCTTTCATCTCAGCTAAATTTGGAGAGGAAAGTGACCGTTTCAATGAGGGTCTATCAACATCTTCAAATGTTACTGACTTCTTTTTCTTATCTTCCACTTTTGTCTCTCTGTTTTCTTCAGGGGGCTGAGCACCTGTTTTCATAACAAGATTTTGAATTTCAGGGGGTAATGTCCAATAAGTTCGTTGCGTATTATGATCTTTGTAATATATTCTGCCTGTCTCATGATTGATAGCTTTTTCCCATCCATAAGGTAACCCATATGTTGTAACATGTTTTGTTATTGTAGGCTGTTTTGGCGCCGATGTTGATCCGTGTACAGGCTTAGATACTTTTGGTTTGCTGACTGAGGTGTGCATACTAGCTGGAGTCTGCATTGATGCATCTGAAGGGTTCTGTCTTGATAGGGTTGGTGGACTTTGCGTTGGTGCCTGGGGTACACTTGCCACAGTGGGTAGGTTTTTTATTTGTGCAGATTGTGCAGGTTTAGGATCCATAACTTGGTTTTCTGCTGAACCAGTATTAGGTATTATTTCACTGTTAGTTTGATTTAGAGGCGAGAGGTGGGAGGAATTAATTGACGGCGGATAATTTAAAGGATTCATAGGCGTCTCTATTTGTTTACTTACTACATCACTCGATATTTGTTTTGGTGGTTGTGATTGAGTGATCTTTGTTTTATCAGCAGCTATTAGAGGAACATGACTGGATGGTAAGGGTGGCTTGGGTAAAGTCAGAGACGAGTTTAAAGCTGCTGAAATTTCGGAATCTGCAGATGGAATAACAGCAGGAGAAGAATTATAGACATGTGGTTTTGAAGACAGTGGTGAGCTTGCTGTAATAGTTTCAGAAGAATTACTGTCATTACTTTTGTTCTTCGTGGTTGTTGACACATTTAGCGTTGAAGGGACGCTGCTTATTGACCCTGACTGTTCAGAAGACTCACCTAAACCTTGGTTACCAGGGATAATATTGGTAACATTACTGTTTTCGTGAACAATTTTTGGGTGATCATTTTTAGAGATGTCTGCTGGATGTGAATGTTtggaattattttttgctttattaaTATCATTTTGTATAGTTTTGTTATTACTTGACGAGTTATGGTTTGATGATTTGGAAATATTGCGTGTTGCTGGATTAGGCAAAAGGATATCTTCATTATTTTCACCTTCTTTATGAACATCATCAACAGAATCGTTTAATTCCTTTCTCCATTCTGCTAATTTGTCAATAGTAGGAGTCTTTTTGGTTGCTGGGTTTTCAACAGCTATAATGTTCGGATAGAGATTTGTCTTAGGCAGAGGTCCACTTACATAGTCTGTGTTTGGTCGGTTGTGTGTTTTTGTTGTATCactatataaaaaatagtacaaaacacaatgaaatttaattaaaaagctTAACTCAACTAGTTTGAATATTCTGAGTGgagaaattttaaatatttaaattggtTGGTGGAAATTACCAATGTTCAAAGGGAAAAATTGATTTCCACCAGCCAATCTCAATCTTTTAAATTATGCTTCACATTGAATATTAAACCTAGTGGAAAAGATTATTGAAGGTGCCGTTGCCAATAATCAATAAGCTACTAACGGTTTCTTTTGCGATGGTAACTCAGGGTATGTAAGTCCCTGTAACAGTTGTAATGGGTCAACCAACGCAGGAGCACTTGGCTAGtatagaagaaataaaaacaaataaacaaagagCTTGTAAACAAATATTCAAGTTCTCAGTCTATTACCATAGATGAACTGGTATTAACTTACTGTTTTTGAATAAGCAGGATTACTTGTCATAGACGGATAAAGCAAATGCCATTCCTTAAATCCACCAGTGACAACAAGTACATCGTTATTTCCTTcaaatttacataaaatatcTTGCAATATATAAACAGGACAAGTAGGAGAACAAGTCTCATCATCAAAATCAAAATCTATTATAATAACATGACTTTTGTGATGCCTTGTCACCCAAATATCCCAAGTGTCTTTTGTCAATTTCCGTTCGATGCTATTTATAGTTGCTCCATTCTGTAATAACGTTTCTGGGACATTTATCATGCACTTATGATTAATCCTAGCAGCAGTGTACTCATCATTTGGTCTGACATCTATAATTAGGATAGAGTCAAGATtgttcttcttattttttagtaaattaTAAAAATCTATAACAGATATAAAACCAGCTTTTGGTCTTGATGCAACAGGTACAATGTTGAAAGCTTCATCAGGAAACGTTTTGCCATTAGGGACATTAGTACTGTTCACTGTTTTGGGGATTTCCTTTGGCTGTTGAAAATTGATGGTGTCGGGTACATCTGGAAGCTGTAAGTATTCATCATCTACAGCTGGTTTACTCTAGAAACAGAAACATTGTAAGAAATATTAACTCCTGCATTGAAACAAGATATTATTTCTGTGCTCAAACATTGTATTATTATATTTACTTTGTAAGAATGACAAAGACCAAGGTTCGAATTAGGAATATAAAGTCAGTTTGCACAAAATGCTGACTGTagagaaaaaaatctttttgcagCTGTGGTCTGGGAGTACTATAGTGCACTTGCCATTAATCACTTGCTAATGGTccttttttaagatattttttattatagaaaTAGGTGATACAAGTGAAAAAATAGAATTCGCAGTTTTAATCATTTCTGTAGCTGGTAAGTTCAGATGTACACTTACCACTGATTTATTCTCAGTTTTTTCTCtgtttctaataaaaaaataaaaaaggttatttCGAAAACCGTGGTACTATAGaaacacaaatttatttttttgcataatcaTTTGGCGAAAAACTCATTCATGAAGCTCTTTGCACACATATTGTTGAgcacagaaaaaaagaagagtTATTGTGCAAGTGTGACAGAGCGGAAACACTGTCCTTTTTTCCCTAATATTGATTcattttcttatatattttataaatcttaatgttttaaataaaaaaacatacaaatctCAAACAAGCAAACTTACTTTTTAGAGTCTTctgctaattttttttcaatctccTGCTTGCGCAAgatatcaaatttatttttctcatatcTAAGTAAGACATCACCAGATTTAAGCACATAGCATTAtggaaataagaaaaaaatttaaaataaataaacagaaCAGAACAGACTTAATGATTAAAAATAGTTATTCAAACTCTAGCACACCTCTTTTCTAGACTGGAATGGAGTATCTCGGCCTTTTCAATAGCAGCAGAAGCATCACACTCTTTTAAGATTGCATTAAATTTCTcctaaaataaaagaagttaaggtGTTTATTTATATGCAACAACACAATATACCACCTTTATTCACGCCATAATTTTAATGTCTTAATTTatcttatttaaattatcttgcaggtattaattttcaaaagtttaaataCCCCCACTAGTAAGAAGTAAGAAGTAAGAAAATTTTGAGTTTTAAATAATGTGTGAAAACT is drawn from Hydractinia symbiolongicarpus strain clone_291-10 chromosome 8, HSymV2.1, whole genome shotgun sequence and contains these coding sequences:
- the LOC130653728 gene encoding ubiquitin carboxyl-terminal hydrolase 8-like → MPSCSKEKKPLQFSSVNELNKHTDKVIVKINSVLQCKQYCKSANDVYRKAESLYQNQDEENAYILFMRYFFILSNIKKSYEFTHSKEKFNAILKECDASAAIEKAEILHSSLEKRYEKNKFDILRKQEIEKKLAEDSKKNREKTENKSVSKPAVDDEYLQLPDVPDTINFQQPKEIPKTVNSTNVPNGKTFPDEAFNIVPVASRPKAGFISVIDFYNLLKNKKNNLDSILIIDVRPNDEYTAARINHKCMINVPETLLQNGATINSIERKLTKDTWDIWVTRHHKSHVIIIDFDFDDETCSPTCPVYILQDILCKFEGNNDVLVVTGGFKEWHLLYPSMTSNPAYSKTPSAPALVDPLQLLQGLTYPELPSQKKPDTTKTHNRPNTDYVSGPLPKTNLYPNIIAVENPATKKTPTIDKLAEWRKELNDSVDDVHKEGENNEDILLPNPATRNISKSSNHNSSSNNKTIQNDINKAKNNSKHSHPADISKNDHPKIVHENSNVTNIIPGNQGLGESSEQSGSISSVPSTLNVSTTTKNKSNDSNSSETITASSPLSSKPHVYNSSPAVIPSADSEISAALNSSLTLPKPPLPSSHVPLIAADKTKITQSQPPKQISSDVVSKQIETPMNPLNYPPSINSSHLSPLNQTNSEIIPNTGSAENQVMDPKPAQSAQIKNLPTVASVPQAPTQSPPTLSRQNPSDASMQTPASMHTSVSKPKVSKPVHGSTSAPKQPTITKHVTTYGLPYGWEKAINHETGRIYYKDHNTQRTYWTLPPEIQNLVMKTGAQPPEENRETKVEDKKKKSVTFEDVDRPSLKRSLSSPNLAEMKEADKAPARPVIDRSAKPKMERPVLVDRSTKPISASRLKNMSPVYGSKGQCLTGLKNLGNTCYMNSVIQCLSNTIPLAKYFNKGLYEQHLNLRNMNSHPGEIARELAFLIIVLSAGQYRSLSPIDFKVALGRFSSQFCGYQQQDSHELLMFLLDGLHEDVNKVKVRRPIKEKSDEETNLKRDTVLADWAWDDYISNNNSVIVDLFQGQFRSTVVCLSCGKKSKTFDAFNCLQLELTPNRSCTLEECIKSFTKPERIGGNDSWKCSYCKCYRTAEKIIEIWKLPPILIVQLKRFQFDGRWRNKIQTTVNFPLEGLNMVRHVVAPTSKFSNYHLYGIINHYGSFESGHYTSYCENAYNGRWYCYDDNLVKEVTASSVKTNAAYLLFYTAVDFKNYIK